From Helicobacter anatolicus:
AGTTTTTTACTACGAATAATCTCCCCTACCAAAAATATAGTCCACACAAAAAGCATCAATAAAATTTTACCTTGATAAGTAAATCCAAGCATAGCCCAAATTACAATTCCCAATACAAATCCCACTGCATATAAAGAAAATAGCAAAGGCATACTAAACCAAATTTTTTTATTAAGAGATGCATAATTTTTTTGTGTGTAAAGATACAATAAATTTAACACAAATACCACGGGAACAATAAAAAGAAAAAATACATGATAACTTTTTAAAATTTCTAATGTTCTCAAAGTCAAATCACTCTCCATCAAAACTCCTTAAAACTCATAACAAGGGCTTATTCTAGCATATAAATTTTACTTTACTATGGTAGAATCATGCAAAAAAATCAAAAAGGATAGACAATTCAAGAAGGTGTATTGCTTTTAAATATGGGTGGTCCGAGCCATCTTAGCGAGGTGAAAGTTTTTTTAAAAAATATGTTTAATGATCCTTATATCCTACCCATAAAAAATGCACTTATACGCAAATTTGTAGGCTATAATATTATCAGAAAACGCCTAGAATATGCCAAAAATAATTATCGCGCTATTGGGGGAAAATCTCCCATGGTAGAACTCACTTTTTTATTATGCCAAAAACTACAAAAAAAAGATCCTGAAAGATTTTATTCCTATGCAATGCGTTATGCACCCCCCTACACAGAAAATGCCTTACAAGAAATGCAGCAAAAAGGTATAACATCTATCCATCTTTTTAGTATGTATCCCCAATATTCCACTACCACCACACTCTCTTCTTTTGATGCAGTACAAAAAGCATTAAAAAAGCTAAATTACAAACCTAAAATTACTTTCACTGAACGCTATTTTGACAATGTGTTTTATCTACAAACCATAACACAACAAATCATACAAGCCATTGCAAATAAAAATCCCTCCGAATATACCTTAATTCTCTCTGCTCATTCATTGCCACAAAGCACAATTGACAAAGGTGACCCTTATCAAAAAGAATGTGAAGAAAGTTTGTTAGGAATTAAAAAAATCCTTGAAGAAAAAAATATTATTTTTCAAAATATTATCTTAGCTTACCAATCAAAAATTGGTAAAATGCAGTGGATTGGCCCAAGCACAGAAAGCATAATCAAACAAAGCAGAGATAAAAAACTGCTTATTTATCCGCTAAGCTTCACAATTGACAACTCTGAAACAAGCTATGAAATTCATATAGAATATAAAGAACTTGCACAAAAAGTCGGGGTACTTGATTTTATAGCATGCCCTTGTCTTAATGACAGCGAATTGTTTGTAGAACTCATATTAAATCTTACAAAAAGGCAAAATTATGAAAGTTTTTCTTAGTTTTCTAATACTACTTTTTTTTCTGTTTGGATGTAAAAATGATGGGAAAATTGATTCTGAAACTTTTTCCATGGGGACAGCACTACAACAGGAAACAAAAGATGCCATACAAAATCTAGATAAAAAAAGCTATGCGGGTTTGGAGCATGTTTTTCAAGATACTAGCACAATAAGAACTAATGGAAAATACCTTATGTTAGTTTTTGGAAAAAATAATTGCACTTATTGTGAAAAATTCAAAGAAGATATCAAAAATTCGCAAGCATTACAAAATCAAATCACAAAAGACTTTAGCCCTTATTACATCAATATTAGTTACAATAAAGATCATTTGTTTGATCTTGGAGAAATACATCAAGCAGATATCAAAACTTCCCAACTCTCAAATAGTATTTATAAAATCCAAGTAACCCCCACTATAATTTTTGGAGACAATAATGGTAAAACAATTTTTGAAATTCCTGGATATATCGAACAACACAATTTCTCCAAAATTCTAAAGTTTATCACATCTAGACAATGGGAAAATAGCACAAATAGCAAAGAACGAATGAAGCTTTTACAAAATTATCTTAACAAGGAATAAAAATGCAAAGCATAAAAAATCTATTTTGCTCATTTAAGATCATCTTGCCAATAATGGCGATATATGCCACTGCATGCGCAATTGCAACCTTCATAGAAAATGATTATGGCACCAGAGTAGCACAACTAAAAATTTACTCAACTTGGTGGTTCAATACTCTACACCTCTACCTTTTAATTGCCCTAACTTGCACACTCTTTTCTTTACAATACTGGCAACAAAAAAAATATGCTAGTTTGCTTTTACATGCCTCTTTTATTTTTATTATCCTTGGAGCGGGAATTACAAGATTCTTTAGTTTTGAAGGAGTTATGCATATCCGCGAAGGGGAAAAATCTAACTTTATTACAGCATCAAACCTAACACTTAATATTATTGCAATAAAAGACAATCAACATGAGAGTTATTTTTTAACCCCTCCCTTAGAAGAAGGATACAACAAATCCATCAAAATAAAAATTTTTAACAAAACCTTGGAGTTAAGTCATTTTATCATTACAAAAATTTCCCCAAGTAAAAAAGATGATTCTTTAAGTATTAAACTCTCTGCTCATTATGAAGGCATAACACAAGATTTTCTTTTTCTAGGAGGTGAAAGACAGGATCTTAAATTTGCTAAAGCAGATTTTCATGATACAAGAATCTTAATCTCTTGGGGCAAAAGACAGATTCCTCTTCCTTTTACATTAGAACTTAAAAAATTTGAACTTACACGCTACCCAGGATCCATGAGCCCATCCTCCTATGCTTCAGAAATCAATGTCTTAGATAGAGAAGGCAAACATGTTATGCCTTATCGCATTTTTATGAACAATGTTTTAGATTACAAAGGCTATCGTTTTTACCAATCTTCATACGACCAAGATGAGAGAGGCACTATTCTCTCTGTCAATAAGGATCCAGGAAAAAATATGACTTACTTTGGTTACACACTCTTGATTTTAGGCGCAATATG
This genomic window contains:
- a CDS encoding thioredoxin fold domain-containing protein — encoded protein: MKVFLSFLILLFFLFGCKNDGKIDSETFSMGTALQQETKDAIQNLDKKSYAGLEHVFQDTSTIRTNGKYLMLVFGKNNCTYCEKFKEDIKNSQALQNQITKDFSPYYINISYNKDHLFDLGEIHQADIKTSQLSNSIYKIQVTPTIIFGDNNGKTIFEIPGYIEQHNFSKILKFITSRQWENSTNSKERMKLLQNYLNKE
- the hemH gene encoding ferrochelatase — translated: MLLNMGGPSHLSEVKVFLKNMFNDPYILPIKNALIRKFVGYNIIRKRLEYAKNNYRAIGGKSPMVELTFLLCQKLQKKDPERFYSYAMRYAPPYTENALQEMQQKGITSIHLFSMYPQYSTTTTLSSFDAVQKALKKLNYKPKITFTERYFDNVFYLQTITQQIIQAIANKNPSEYTLILSAHSLPQSTIDKGDPYQKECEESLLGIKKILEEKNIIFQNIILAYQSKIGKMQWIGPSTESIIKQSRDKKLLIYPLSFTIDNSETSYEIHIEYKELAQKVGVLDFIACPCLNDSELFVELILNLTKRQNYESFS